From one Triticum urartu cultivar G1812 chromosome 3, Tu2.1, whole genome shotgun sequence genomic stretch:
- the LOC125549058 gene encoding CBL-interacting protein kinase 4-like, with product MNGRRKKSSGTPLLGKYELGRLLGRGTFAKVYLAHTVTGGEPVAVKVIDKAEVMGTEGMAPRVLQEVEAMRRLRHPGVLRLHEVLATRASIYLVMELAPRGDLQSRLAALPSHRFSEKAARRVFVQLTVALAHCHARGVTHRDLKPQNLLLDGAGNLKVSDFGLSALPDSFREDGRLHTACGTAAYAAPEVLRNKAYDGAKADAWSCGVTLFVLVAGRLPFDDANIPDMCRKACRRQYVVPPWVSPPTSRLLHRLLDPNPETRVAVEALAGTHPWFVKRSLSLDSHLDGLLDSQPERALAFRAPSVNAFDIISTSQWLDLSGMFGESRRSKEKRFVTTASPEQTLEQLGRAGRKLGYVVVVGKKGRECQRCPLGGLTISVEISELEPPLMLVEMRLEMDDGEVRVFSWDQLRVELGDGVVRAWDSSEDLQQV from the coding sequence ATGAAcggcaggaggaagaagagcagCGGCACGCCGCTGCTCGGCAAGTACGAGCTCGGGCGTCTGCTCGGCCGCGGCACGTTCGCCAAGGTCTACCTCGCGCACACGGTGACCGGCGGCGAGCCGGTGGCGGTGAAGGTCATCGACAAGGCGGAGGTGATGGGCACGGAGGGCATGGCGCCTCGCGTGCTCCAGGAGGTGGAGGCCATGCGCCGGCTTCGCCACCCGGGAGTGCTCCGCCTCCACGAGGTGCTCGCAACTCGCGCCAGCATCTACCTCGTCATGGAGCTCGCCCCCCGCGGCGACCTTCAGTCCAGGCTCGCCGCTCTGCCAAGCCACCGGTTTTCGGAGAAGGCCGCGCGGCGCGTGTTCGTGCAGCTCACGGTGGCGCTCGCCCACTGTCACGCGCGCGGCGTGACGCACCGCGACCTCAAGCCGCAGAACCTCCTCCTCGACGGCGCCGGCAACCTCAAGGTCTCCGACTTCGGCCTCTCGGCGCTCCCAGACTCGTTCCGGGAGGACGGCCGCCTCCACACCGCCTGCGGCACGGCGGCCTACGCCGCGCCGGAGGTGCTCCGCAACAAGGCATACGACGGCGCCAAGGCCGACGCGTGGTCCTGCGGAGTCACGCTCTTTgtcctcgtcgccggccgcctgCCCTTCGACGACGCTAATATCCCCGATATGTGCCGGAAGGCGTGCCGCCGGCAATACGTGGTCCCGCCGTGGGTGTCCCCGCCAACGAGCCGACTGCTGCACCGCCTGCTCGACCCGAACCCGGAAACCCGCGTCGCCGTAGAGGCTCTAGCGGGGACGCACCCATGGTTCGTCAAGCGCTCCCTCAGCCTCGACTCGCACCTTGACGGCCTCCTCGACAGCCAGCCGGAGCGCGCGCTGGCGTTCCGGGCGCCGTCAGTGAACGCGTTCGACATCATATCCACGTCGCAGTGGCTCGATCTGTCCGGGATGTTCGGCGAGAGCAGGAGGAGCAAGGAGAAGCGGTTCGTGACGACGGCGTCGCCGGAGCAGACGCTGGAGCAGCTCGGCCGGGCGGGCAGGAAGCTCGGGTACGTGGTCGTGGTGGGGAAGAAAGGAAGGGAGTGCCAGCGCTGTCCTCTAGGGGGGCTGACGATATCGGTGGAGATTTCGGAGCTGGAGCCGCCGCTGATGCTCGTCGAGATGCGGCTGGAGATGGACGACGGAGAGGTTCGAGTGTTTAGCTGGGATCAGTTGAGGGTAGAGCTAGGGGATGGTGTAGTTAGGGCTTGGGATAGCAGTGAGGATTTGCAACAAGTTTAG